Genomic segment of Cytobacillus suaedae:
GAGTATACTACAGAGTTTGGAAATGAAATGAATACACAGGTAGAAACAGCACCTGTTGAAACATATACTAAGAGAGAGCCAGTAAGACAACAAGCCTCTAATTCTCTATCAATTGATAGTGTTATCTCTTTCTTGCAATCATTAAAAGGTAGAGACGTATCTGTTGATGCTATGCATAGAGAGAATGAGAGATTGAAAAGAGAACATAGTGAGCTTTTAAGACAAAACGAGGAGCTTACTCAACAAGTGGCTAAACTTGAACAGAGTGCTATTTCGATTCAAGATGATTATGAGACACTGATGAAAATCATGAACCGTGCAAGAAAGCTCGTTTTATTTGATGAAGAAGAGCGTCCAGCAACTAAATTCAAAATGGACCGTAATGGGAACTTGGAAAAGGTAGCTGAATAAAGGATAATGAGTAGTTAACGCCCAGGAAGAGTAATGTCCTCCTAGGCGTTTTTTTAGTTAGGAAATTTAGAAAAGCGAGTATATC
This window contains:
- a CDS encoding RsfA family transcriptional regulator; amino-acid sequence: MMKERQDAWTEENDLLLAETVLRHVREGSTQLNAFEEVGDRLNRTSAACGFRWNAVVRHDYEKALALAKKQRKQRQRALGQQQPVKKNLLYTPPTPSIEEYTTEFGNEMNTQVETAPVETYTKREPVRQQASNSLSIDSVISFLQSLKGRDVSVDAMHRENERLKREHSELLRQNEELTQQVAKLEQSAISIQDDYETLMKIMNRARKLVLFDEEERPATKFKMDRNGNLEKVAE